A section of the Triplophysa dalaica isolate WHDGS20190420 chromosome 8, ASM1584641v1, whole genome shotgun sequence genome encodes:
- the gtf2f2b gene encoding general transcription factor IIF subunit 2b, whose product MSDKAQDVDLTRAKQNTGVWLVKVPKYLSQQWAKASGRGEVGKLKIGKSEGKTVVSFTLNEELTVVESSGEKASSVRAPTEHPFTIQTVGGQTLAVFTESSDKLALEGMVVQRAECRPAASEGYMKLKKLQIEESIKPLRLSQKLEKAITTNYKPVSNHRHNVEHERKKKEEGKRARADKQKVLEMLFSAFEKHQYYNIRDLVDITKQPVIYLKEILREIGVYNSRGPHKSTWELKPEYRHYEEGQEDEEKKME is encoded by the exons ATGTCAGACAAAGCGCAAGATGTCGATTTAACACGGGCCAAACAAAATACAGGCGTATGGCTGGTTAAG gttcccaaatatctttctcagcaATGGGCTAAGGCATCTGGACGAGGGGAAGTTGGCAAACTTAAAATCGGAAA ATCAGAGGGAAAGACTGTG GTGTCTTTCACTTTGAATGAGGAGTTGACAGTTGTTGAGAGCTCTGGGGAGAAGGCTTCATCAGTCCGGGCTCCAACAGAACACCCCTTCACCATACAGACGGTGGGGGGTCAGACCCTTGCTGTCTTTACAGAGAGTTCGG ATAAACTGGCACTTGAAGGCATGGTTGTGCAACGGGCTGAATGCAGACCTGCGGCCAGTGAAGGCTACATGAAATTAAAGAA GCTGCAGATTGAAGAATCTATCAAACCTCTTCGTTTATCTCAGAAGCTTGAAAAGGCTATTACAACCAATTACAAACCTGTGTCCAACCACCGCCATAAT GTGGAGCATGAGAGGAAGAAGAAAGAGGAAGGCAAGCGTGCAAGAGCTGACAAGCAGAAGGTTCTTGAAATGCTGTTCTCTGCCTTTGAGAAGCACCAGTACTATAATATAAGAGACCTGGTGGACATCACAAAGCAACCGGTG ATTTATCTGAAGGAGATTCTCAGAGAGATTGGAGTGTACAATTCCAGAGGGCCCCATAAGAGCACATGGGAACTGAAGCCAGAGTATCGGCATTATGAGGAAGGACAAGAGGATGAGGAAAAGAAGATGGAGTGA
- the kctd4 gene encoding BTB/POZ domain-containing protein KCTD4: MEWNLRRMESELRQINPDLLQPSKSFKKPSSGTITINVGGYLYAAQRHTLVKHPGSLLEEVVSGKKPVVHVDSMGNTFIDRDGPIFRHVLNFLRMGELLLPDDFKEAELLRREADFYRLSELAQALQEWEQKQAAQREPAFLEVTDSHERSHGLRVYCSDNGFIEKVKSRLVQISKSRLDGFPEEFEVSSNIIQFRHFIKSEQGSRLVLKQDSTFLCTLECLKLETVMLALKGGFRLLTSLDSSRGSVVQCEALHFVK, encoded by the coding sequence ATGGAATGGAATCTCAGAAGGATGGAGAGCGAGCTGAGACAGATCAACCCTGACTTGCTGCAGCCCAGCAAGAGCTTTAAGAAACCTTCTTCAGGCACCATCACCATCAACGTGGGGGGCTACCTGTATGCAGCACAACGGCACACCCTAGTCAAGCACCCCGGCTCTCTGCTGGAGGAGGTGGTCAGCGGGAAGAAACCCGTGGTGCACGTGGACTCCATGGGCAACACCTTCATCGACCGCGACGGCCCCATCTTCCGGCACGTTTTGAACTTCTTGCGCATGGGTGAGCTGCTACTACCCGACGACTTCAAGGAAGCGGAGCTGCTCAGACGCGAGGCTGACTTCTACCGGCTGAGTGAACTGGCCCAAGCCCTGCAGGAATGGGAGCAAAAGCAGGCCGCGCAACGTGAGCCTGCCTTTCTGGAGGTGACGGACAGCCATGAGCGCTCCCATGGTCTGAGGGTCTACTGCAGTGACAACGGGTTTATCGAGAAGGTGAAGAGCCGTCTGGTGCAGATCTCCAAGAGCCGACTAGATGGCTTTCCAGAAGAGTTTGAGGTGTCGTCCAACATCATCCAGTTCCGGCATTTCATTAAATCAGAGCAGGGTTCTCGGCTTGTGCTGAAGCAGGACAGCACGTTTTTGTGTACACTAGAGTGTCTGAAGCTGGAGACGGTGATGCTAGCTCTGAAAGGAGGCTTTCGTCTGCTTACCAGCCTAGACAGCAGCCGCGGATCAGTGGTTCAGTGCGAGGCTCTGCATTTTGTCAAGTGA